Proteins encoded within one genomic window of Eleutherodactylus coqui strain aEleCoq1 chromosome 1, aEleCoq1.hap1, whole genome shotgun sequence:
- the TRIM59 gene encoding tripartite motif-containing protein 59 isoform X2, whose amino-acid sequence MEHLEEEMTCSVCLSIYDDPRILQCSHSFCRKCLQNLIRSSDGYLWRLSVGRLKCPSCRGITDIPTGVQSLPVNFALKAIVEKYKSNQQTKTCPEHSRHQLNMYCLKDRKLICGQCLTVGPHKGHPVDDPDAAYIKEQQKASKLLAVLSDKNFTGVSAVIQALEEQMNNCKNIVLEDKKEVLTFFDNLMEVLEQKKQGLLAALNELNQQVVDVFAPQIEEMRQIQDEELDLVAMSSTAQTEESPLVYLETLHDIQQRMMVLKKQLLFPIYPVEVYPRVRQILKDQWLKTTTGDIPLLPTPKFGIHFQKDDYRGIPSSPQCRWILVAFLLFIILLALFVYFSAGVSSDFTTRYWTRLSEIMEPVLHFGESHVHKVKTVSHRFSSLYLDFIAHLRSLLIS is encoded by the coding sequence ATGGAACATTTGGAAGAAGAAATGACTTGCTCGGTCTGCTTGAGCATATACGACGATCCTCGAATTCTACAGTGCTCACATTCTTTTTGCAGAAAGTGCCTTCAAAACTTAATCAGGTCTTCAGACGGCTATTTATGGAGATTATCAGTGGGGAGATTGAAATGTCCATCCTGCAGAGGGATTACAGATATTCCCACCGGAGTTCAGTCGCTGCCAGTCAACTTTGCATTAAAGGCCAttgtggaaaaatataaaagtaaccAGCAAACTAAAACCTGCCCTGAACATAGTAGGCATCAGCTCAACATGTATTGTCTTAAAGACAGAAAATTGATATGTGGCCAGTGTCTTACAGTAGGACCACATAAAGGGCACCCCGTTGATGACCCAGATGCCGCTTACATCAAAGAGCAGCAGAAGGCTTCTAAACTACTAGCTGTCCTCAGTGATAAGAACTTCACAGGAGTGTCCGCTGTCATCCAGGCCTTAGAGGAGCAGATGAACAATTGTAAGAACATTGTTCTGGAAGACAAAAAGGAGGTGCTTACTTTTTTCGACAATTTAATGGAAGTGCTTGAGCAGAAGAAGCAAGGCTTGCTAGCTGCCCTCAATGAGCTTAACCAGCAAGTGGTTGACGTTTTTGCTCCACAAATCGAGGAGATGAGGCAAATACAGGATGAAGAACTGGATCTAGTGGCTATGAGTAGCACTGCTCAGACAGAAGAGTCTCCACTGGTGTACCTAGAGACTCTTCATGACATACAGCAGAGAATGATGGTCTTGAAGAAGCAGCTGCTGTTTCCTATTTACCCCGTTGAAGTCTACCCTAGGGTTAGGCAAATACTAAAGGATCAATGGCTTAAGACAACTACTGGGGACATTCCCCTGCTGCCCACACCAAAGTTTGGCATTCATTTTCAGAAGGATGACTACAGAGGGATTCCAAGCAGTCCTCAGTGCAGATGGATATTAGTTGCTTTTCTCTTATTTATTATTCTTTTAGCATTATTCGTTTACTTTAGTGCGGGAGTATCATCAGACTTCACCACTCGCTATTGGACACGTCTTTCTGAAATCATGGAGCCCGTTCTTCATTTTGGGGAGAGTCATGTACATAAAGTAAAGACAGTTTCTCACAGGTTTTCTAGCTTATATCTTGACTTTATTGCTCATCTGCGCTCTTTACTTATTAGCTAG
- the TRIM59 gene encoding tripartite motif-containing protein 59 isoform X1, producing MRPVVGSPENGNIKNEMEHLEEEMTCSVCLSIYDDPRILQCSHSFCRKCLQNLIRSSDGYLWRLSVGRLKCPSCRGITDIPTGVQSLPVNFALKAIVEKYKSNQQTKTCPEHSRHQLNMYCLKDRKLICGQCLTVGPHKGHPVDDPDAAYIKEQQKASKLLAVLSDKNFTGVSAVIQALEEQMNNCKNIVLEDKKEVLTFFDNLMEVLEQKKQGLLAALNELNQQVVDVFAPQIEEMRQIQDEELDLVAMSSTAQTEESPLVYLETLHDIQQRMMVLKKQLLFPIYPVEVYPRVRQILKDQWLKTTTGDIPLLPTPKFGIHFQKDDYRGIPSSPQCRWILVAFLLFIILLALFVYFSAGVSSDFTTRYWTRLSEIMEPVLHFGESHVHKVKTVSHRFSSLYLDFIAHLRSLLIS from the exons ATGAGACCGGTGGTAGGAAGTCCAGAAAATGGCAATATTAAAAAT GAAATGGAACATTTGGAAGAAGAAATGACTTGCTCGGTCTGCTTGAGCATATACGACGATCCTCGAATTCTACAGTGCTCACATTCTTTTTGCAGAAAGTGCCTTCAAAACTTAATCAGGTCTTCAGACGGCTATTTATGGAGATTATCAGTGGGGAGATTGAAATGTCCATCCTGCAGAGGGATTACAGATATTCCCACCGGAGTTCAGTCGCTGCCAGTCAACTTTGCATTAAAGGCCAttgtggaaaaatataaaagtaaccAGCAAACTAAAACCTGCCCTGAACATAGTAGGCATCAGCTCAACATGTATTGTCTTAAAGACAGAAAATTGATATGTGGCCAGTGTCTTACAGTAGGACCACATAAAGGGCACCCCGTTGATGACCCAGATGCCGCTTACATCAAAGAGCAGCAGAAGGCTTCTAAACTACTAGCTGTCCTCAGTGATAAGAACTTCACAGGAGTGTCCGCTGTCATCCAGGCCTTAGAGGAGCAGATGAACAATTGTAAGAACATTGTTCTGGAAGACAAAAAGGAGGTGCTTACTTTTTTCGACAATTTAATGGAAGTGCTTGAGCAGAAGAAGCAAGGCTTGCTAGCTGCCCTCAATGAGCTTAACCAGCAAGTGGTTGACGTTTTTGCTCCACAAATCGAGGAGATGAGGCAAATACAGGATGAAGAACTGGATCTAGTGGCTATGAGTAGCACTGCTCAGACAGAAGAGTCTCCACTGGTGTACCTAGAGACTCTTCATGACATACAGCAGAGAATGATGGTCTTGAAGAAGCAGCTGCTGTTTCCTATTTACCCCGTTGAAGTCTACCCTAGGGTTAGGCAAATACTAAAGGATCAATGGCTTAAGACAACTACTGGGGACATTCCCCTGCTGCCCACACCAAAGTTTGGCATTCATTTTCAGAAGGATGACTACAGAGGGATTCCAAGCAGTCCTCAGTGCAGATGGATATTAGTTGCTTTTCTCTTATTTATTATTCTTTTAGCATTATTCGTTTACTTTAGTGCGGGAGTATCATCAGACTTCACCACTCGCTATTGGACACGTCTTTCTGAAATCATGGAGCCCGTTCTTCATTTTGGGGAGAGTCATGTACATAAAGTAAAGACAGTTTCTCACAGGTTTTCTAGCTTATATCTTGACTTTATTGCTCATCTGCGCTCTTTACTTATTAGCTAG